AGCAACAGCTTTGGTTTTTCCTAGTCCTTCTCCGACTTTCTGCTTGTATTTAGCGGCGGAGCTAGTGTTGTCGCTGCTCTTTCTGTTCTGGTAGTCGTAAACAGGATCAGGACCGTTGTCCCACTGATCGGCCCAAGATGTTTCGTAGGAGCTGTTTCCGTTCATTCTTTCTCAACAAGGATTTGGCTATGGAAGATTTCTGAAGCAGACAAGGCGGTGGAGAAAGATTTGGTGAGGGAGATCTTCCGATTGGCAATGTCAGGTGTTTTGGGGGAAATCTGTTAGGGCAGAGGATGAGGATTGGGATTGCAATTTATAGGGAATTACTTGGTCCAACTCGGAATACGCAAGGGGCTGGAATTTTTCAACTAATCGCATTTCACACTTGCGcatctattattaaatttttatatacaaaatttaatGGACTTAAATACCCTTCATTTCAggacttaaaaataataataatttctattatCTTTCTAATGTATCCTTCACCCATATCACTTTCTCTATTTTacgaaatttataattattttcacatgagtaaacaaaatttaatttttttaatttaaaaaatcaagttAATATAGTTAAAGTAAGAAATTTTACTTTATATTTCTGAATAGATTTTCCAActcatattattatattattaaattatttttcaaattgataattttattttttaatacatattaaataagtgtatgttaaaatattaattaataaaaaaatggtcTACAATTTAAAatgactttaaaaaaaataaagatggaTGGACAATTCCATATTACTCAAAGCGAGCAAGGGCATAAAGGTAAAGAAGGAGAACCGCGCACGAAAACTTCTGGAAGCATCGAAAATTAATCGTCAACCGTTTGACAAGTAGGAGCCACGCCGCCAGTTTTTAATAATCCTGATTCGTTGGCGTAAGCCCACATCTCCCAGAAGCTTCATCTCTCGTTACACGCGTATTATTCCTATCCGCCGTCTACCAATTTaaacttataattatttttatataaattgaaaatgtaattaatttcaaaaagtacataattaatattatatagtcTTTTTAATATCCATGCActtacatttttttattaaatcattctaaaaattagtaaattatatatatatatatatatggatctaataaataaaattaccattttaaagaacctataatttaaaacaaataaaaattttatttttataaaaataataaattataaatacataaataaaaattcatgtGAAAATCAAGATCTATCGTAGCATTTAAGAATGATCGTGATAAGTTTATGAGAAAAAAATTCCTTGTTCCAAGTCCTTCGGTCTAACATTGAAgtgcataagacttcattagtCATGATTGCACATATAGTAGGAccaacatacatagcacatgTAGTAGGACCAACATACATAATGTGTGTAATGAATAAAATATAGATTAAGCAGTTCAGCATTTATTAACTAATTGtccataattaatgaactgtctGATACATCTGTCATAGCACGTtactatttgatttaaaatgacGTATGTCATATCGTTCTAATATAGGTAGAATAAATATCTCTGAATTAAAATGACGTATATTATATCGTCCTAACATAGTCAGAATAAATATCTCTTGACTAATCACTTTCTACACATCATCGTTTAGCTACATTGAATCACTGTGCATAcgctctctctctttctcaatTTATCTGAATTAAAAATCTTTCAACTTTATTAACTCTCAATAATATAATAGAGCCATTGTACGTGTTTACATCTTTTTACCCGACATATCAACTTGATagtttttattgatattttttattatataaaataaatttatgtacGATTCTGatagattttattattctcGTCATCTTATCAAAGTTCCTTCCTGATAAAGCTCAAGGAATGTGGTTTTTGAGGTCATCCAATACTTCAGTTCTTTCACAATCAGACTAAATACTTGAAGAATGAAACAACTGCAAGAAACTCAAAGCTAAATAGAAAGGTTTTAATATCATCTTAAGAAAATGATTCATATGTAACTCGTCTCATAAGAGtatctaatattttataaaaaatatatttattcctATTTTAATGGATGTCAAAATTTAACGAATTTATATGATACAATGATACAACATATTTTGCTAAAACTTGTCTTGTTAAGAATAACAATTAATGAATCCCATAGTATGAGAGAAATATGTGGTTGAGGAGTACTAAATAATCTCTTTAAAAACAAAATTACACcaaaagaaaatcaaaagaTTGCCTAAACAGCAACAAGTTAAGAAGTAGACAAATTGCTAATATATCCAGAGATAATCATAACAAAGTAGAGCAAGACATGTGATGGTGAGAATTAGATGCAAGACATACTCATGGGTAAGCAGCATGGATCTTGTCGTCCATCGCCGAGAACAACCCATCTGTTCTACGAGACATATCATTTCTGTTCACACGGCTCCAGTAACATAAAACAAACCTAGCTCGCCTACCTCAATCGATGTCTGCTTTTAAGATTTGGATCTGTCGTTTTACGTTGTTCTCTGCTGTGCATCAAGCAAATGAGTCTCCACCTATTGAATTTAATGCCAGGTCTTAATCAGAGAGATTACATATAGACAGCTAATTAATGATAATTACCCAGTAAAGAAAAGGGATTTTTTATTTTCGTTAATGAAAGCTTTATCATCCATACAAGAAATGAAGTGGATATTACTCAGAGATTGCATATAGAATCAACATTGTGGATGCTTGAGACAATCCTCGTAGGATTATGGAATAGTGGTGGGTGGAACCTGCTTAGCTCAGCAATGAAGAATTGAGGATGAAACTTAAAAAACTGTCTTTTCTCTTCGGTTTTTATGGATGGATGAATCATTTCCCAACTTATAAATCTTCATAATCTTTCAATGGAATTACCAGATTTCCTTGTTCCCTATAAAAGAGAAAGGGACAGGATTACaatccaaaaataaataaattgtcgTCTAGAAAAAAGTGAGATAAAATCTTGTAGATAAAATGGTAGGAGCAGTGACGGATATAGAAATTTGTTGAGAAGagtctaatttaaataaataattaaaataaataaaatatattatttcctgtttcactattttattaatttttttaattattgtttcattctgaaattattatctatattttttattataataacacATAATTTACcgttataattctatttaattttatattatttttaaattaatttattattaattattattttttaaataagtatttaaaatattttttaatacttaataaaatttaatatttttaaaaggtataattgaaaagtcaataaaataaattatctcttttggacaaaaaattataaaatagagagtataaaataaatacatatttagaaattaaatttttatgaaaatgaataaactattataattaaatcatatttcTTTACATTTGTTTTTcattgattaaaatatattcttaataatattattatcgacatttataaatatatattttaatataagttatcgataaattatttatgatttattattatagAGTCAACTATATTTACTGTAGATgatttattattgaaatttaattttgtttaaaaagaataatttaactcattaaaatttatttttatataatttcaatcatataaatagattaataactaaataagataaataaaaaaaaattattacttaataataaaaatggtatataaaattaaattaaataatgaatggATAAtctaagaaaaaatttaaatgaaaatttcaacttaaaatcttgaaaataaaaaataaattttttaaattgaaaaataatggagaaaatagggattaaatagtaaaaattcattttgacaaatttgatattatatttataatgatgatttaattaaataattttaaaataaggattaactgataaatattttaaatatatagaaatcaaatgataatttaagaaaaattatctATATACTTAGTTATGTTTGGCTCGTCCTAGATTGGAGTCCCTTCACCTCTTAATAAGAAGTTTCAAATTCAAGGATCGGATATGTTTTATCTTTAAAACTAAtagccttttatttttttaatgaatgtgTTCGAATTAAATCTGAATTAATCAAAAGTTCAGAGTAAATCTGAATTAGTCAAAAGTATTTTAGaatgatttatatttaatgaataaattgCCTTATGCTTTGCCGAGCCAATTCGTAAACTCCACCCGGTTGTTAGAGAGGGCTAAATGACCATTCTTGCTTCATTTTTTGGCTAAACATGCTTTTTCTATTAATCGTATTTGTCTCTTTTGATGTATAATAACTAATTCTCTATATAATTAACTCACTTCACcatcttcctctcgatctcttTCCCCCTTTTGtcactctctctttctcagATGTTGAGATCCATGCCATGCCACTCCATGTATGATTCTCAATCCCACTCTAATCACCATCAATCAAACCTACCATCTGTTTGCTCACAGTCAAGTCTCCCGTCAATTCCTTCACTCTCCTCCTCATCACAACGCCATCACCAACACTTCCTCCCCAATGTCCACCACCGCTGCCTCACCACTCTTAAGGGTCACACCACCTATGTTTCCTCTCTCACCTTAACTGGAAAGTTCCTCTACAGCGGCTCCTCAGACAAAGAAATCAGGTCATGGAAGCGAAACCATCTATACTCGGAACTAGATCATGAAATCCTATGCAACAACGTTGTAGCTGTGGGGAAAGGTGCAGTGAAGTCCCTAGTAGTTTTAGCTGATAAACTCTTTAGTGCTCATCAAGATCACAAAATCCGGGTATGGAAAATCAATAATAACCAAGAAACTGATCAACAAAAGCATACACATTTAGCAACACTACCCACACTTGGTGATCGAgccttaaatatttttttacctaAGAACCAGGTTCAGATTAGGAGGCACAAAACTTGCACATGGGTTCATCACGCAGACACAGTCTCTGCACTTGCCTTGTCAAAGGACAAGTCTCTTCTCTATTCCGTTTCATGGGATAGGACACTCAAGATATGGAGGACAAATGACTTCAAGTGTCTGGAGTCAATATCAAGGGCACATGATGACGCTATAAACGCAGTGGCAGCTTCAAGTGATGGGGATGTTTATACCGGATCAGCAGATAGAAAAATCAAGGTATGGAGAAGTTCAGGAGAGAAGAAGCATTCCTTAGTGGCTACATTAGAGAAACACAGCTCAGGGATTAATGCCCTGGCATTAAGCAATGATGGGTCAATTCTGTACTCCGGTGCTTGTGACCGAACGATAGTGATCTGGGAGAAGGACGTGGGTGGTGGTAGTGGAATGGTGGCTGTGGGTGCTCTGAGAGGGCATACACAGTCCGTATTGTGCTTAGCAGTTGTGTGTGATTTGGTATGCAGTGGTTCTGCGGACAAAACCATAAGAGTTTGGAGATGTGATGATAGGAATGGGTGCTGTTTGGCAGTGTTGGAAGGGCATAAAGGACCTGTCAAGTGCTTGACAGCAACAATTGACCATCAAAATCCATCTAATACATCTTACCTTATTTACAGtgggaatttggattgtgataTAAAGGTGTGGCAGCTTAATGTCCCAACAGATCTATAGAAACTTCTTCCATCTATGCCATTAGAAATGATCTAAGAAGAGTGTGCAGTTCCCTGttgtttattttactttttaaactttgttgctttctttttccttctcaAGGTCCTCCATAGTTGTTGTAAGGTCACTGTGTAAGATTTGAGACTGATGATCCTGGAGGAGACTTCACTCTCTCAAGAATAACAAAGGATTTaacaaggggaaaaaaaaaaaaaggcaggcACATGATTTTAGCTTTTAAATATGGATCAATTGTAATTTAATCCCCTTTTGAGACTTACTAATTACAACATTGTCATCCATAAAGctactaaaaataattaaaaaaaaaaaaaggttgtaGGATATTCATATCTCAAACTATAGTtgaataaaaaaagttaatataaCTAGTAATTTCCAAAAATATATCAACTCCCTTTTGTACTCGTTTAAGTGAGAATTGAGAAGCATCACATTTATTTTATCCTACAGAAAAAAGGTTACAAGCTTGTATTATTAACATATAAAGTAATTGACTTTCTTTAAATTAACAGTGTTGTAGATAACCAATACCTTTATTCAGTAATCAACCACTTTTAAACTACAGTTTTGAAAACCAAATAAAACCACCAGTTCATATAGAGTCAATTTAGACAAAAATTGCCCACATTTCAACTAGACATTTTGTTTAGTCTGCAACAAATTGTTTGCTATTTCATTTGTAGTTGGTATTAAAAGATGGTGCCATGGAAGCTTCCTTTTGGAAAGATAAGAGGGTCATTGTACATTCTCCTCCGTCGTCTACTTTTTGAACATAAACTTCCATGGCTCCTTATGCATCTTTTTGTTGTTTATGCATTTTCTTCCCATAAATTAAATATGATGTTACAAtaccaaaaatatatatataggacCCAATGTGATATGACAGTAGAGTAGGGTCACAagcttataatttaaaatatggaATAATATGGTTTCCAATAATTCTTACATGCTTTCCTAAAAGTGCCAACACATTTAACATTATCACAAGGATCGTACTATAAAAAAATGCAAATTGTAAATTTAAAATGCACACAGCCAGATCAATATATACTCAGCAACTTCCTCTCATTCAGCATAAAGTTCTCTCCAATGGGATTTAAGGCAAAAAGTAACCCATTAAAATAACAAGAcaacattatttcttttaataaaaaaaaattgttggcCAAGCAGAATTAATTCTTGTAaaattatgtatgattttatctccaatgaaaaatttttaagttaaaaagaattaaattcttttattctaAACAAGatgatcataaaaaaaaaaattaaattgaatttttgtaaAAGTTTTTATTGCAAAGGAGGGAATGTGTTCTATGTGTTAGAGAGAGATTCACCCATTCTCAGTCTTTCAGTTTCCTTCCTTAGCTTTGAAACCTAGCTCTAACACCATCACCCTTTCTCTACCCCTTGGTAAGGACAAGCCACTTTCCTAGACCTTAGTGTGGATTCACTCCCTATAGTCTAATTAGATTGTAGATAGTTCATTTTGAGTTTGTTTTTCTGGTAGTCGATAGAAGAATTTCTTTGGAGGACCGCTCTCTTTATTTGTTTCATTGTTTGCTGTCTTAATGCATTTTACAAGTTCACTTCTTTTGTCGAGAACTAGTAAAAGGATTGGATTACTTAAATGTTACCAGTGAGACGCCAATGAACCCTCTCACTGCCACCTACAGCCTGGGCTTTATAAATCTACTACTCCCTCTCCACGGCTTTCAAGTTCTCTTGGCTTTTGTTGTTTGGGCTCTACCTCAGTTCCAGTTGATCTCTGGGTTGCTCTATGTTGTTTTTCCTGCTAATCTTTTTCCTAAGAGTCACATGCATACCTGAGATCCCACGCTTCAATACCGGCGTCGATACTGGCATGCGACAAACCCTCCGCAGTTGGGCAGCTCATCAAGTAAATCTCCAAAGCTAGGGTTTATTTTGCGCTTAATCTTTTGTGCTTTGTACTGAAAGGAGCTCAGATATAGCTTTTTATTTGAAAACCCATGGCCTGTAATACTTGGAACTTCAACCCTGGAATGTATATTGGGGTTTAGACCTCCTGTTTTCAATCTATGAAATTTTCCTTGGGAAGAAAATTAAAGGCAAAAAGTATATTTTACCTCATCATTTCATGAATTGTCATTTTACTAAtccagttttaattttttttaatcctaattttataaaaataatatttattaatcccTAAATTCCTAATAAACAAGTCACGTGAATGCACACAATATTGAGCGTCAACTTATTTAAATGATtgcattaattaaaaataaaaagtatatatatatatacatataacagTTAAAATTGAATTCTAAATACTTTCCactgaaaaatataacaattacAACTTTAAAGAAACCTACTTCTTTATTACGATAGTCTTTAAGGCATTTATCACTGTCTCTATGCCTTCTGTGTTCTCCGCCTTCACTCTTCCTCTTTCTGCTTCACATTCTAAGACTCTTCCCCTTTGGCAAGTGCCTCTATTGCTCCAGTTACTCCTCCTTCACTCACTCAAGTGCATCCCCTCCCACCCTCTTCTCTCTTTTCCCTTCCTTTGCCTTGCCAACCCAATTTTCTCCTTCTCTACCTCAATAGAGCCAATAATCAGGCCATTAATGAGAAAATGGCTACAACCCTTCTTTGTGTAGTAAAAATTGTTTGTGCAATGAAAATTGCTTGCAGAAAGATAGCTTGAGAGGCATTAAAGCACTTGGCTTTGGTGCCAAAAAGGAAGTGGAATCTAGAAACATctctaaatttgaaatttttgaaaaataaaaaagagaaaacgTTGATGGAACCATCATTGGATGACCTAAGAATACCTAAGGATGTGGAGCGAATTGTTTCTACTGAAATTGCTAAGAACAATGGAAATTCTATAACTCAACTCATTATTTTAAGAGTCTTGATAATGGAAGTAATGTATAGAGAAAGCAGAGTTTGAAAaggaattttctttatttttaattagaattaTTTATGATATTTTGGCACGACTACATTTAATGCATCTTTTATACATCTAAATAGGTCTAAATGTATCATACAcatcaatttatattttttaaatgaactaTTAAATAtcacttttataaaattaaaggataaaaagaaaca
This Manihot esculenta cultivar AM560-2 chromosome 6, M.esculenta_v8, whole genome shotgun sequence DNA region includes the following protein-coding sequences:
- the LOC122723831 gene encoding uncharacterized protein LOC122723831, yielding MNGNSSYETSWADQWDNGPDPVYDYQNRKSSDNTSSAAKYKQKVGEGLGKTKAVASTGMKKVKEGTITGFHWIKDKYHKSTHKR
- the LOC110618232 gene encoding protein JINGUBANG, with amino-acid sequence MLRSMPCHSMYDSQSHSNHHQSNLPSVCSQSSLPSIPSLSSSSQRHHQHFLPNVHHRCLTTLKGHTTYVSSLTLTGKFLYSGSSDKEIRSWKRNHLYSELDHEILCNNVVAVGKGAVKSLVVLADKLFSAHQDHKIRVWKINNNQETDQQKHTHLATLPTLGDRALNIFLPKNQVQIRRHKTCTWVHHADTVSALALSKDKSLLYSVSWDRTLKIWRTNDFKCLESISRAHDDAINAVAASSDGDVYTGSADRKIKVWRSSGEKKHSLVATLEKHSSGINALALSNDGSILYSGACDRTIVIWEKDVGGGSGMVAVGALRGHTQSVLCLAVVCDLVCSGSADKTIRVWRCDDRNGCCLAVLEGHKGPVKCLTATIDHQNPSNTSYLIYSGNLDCDIKVWQLNVPTDL